A single Lysinibacter sp. HNR DNA region contains:
- the rpmG gene encoding 50S ribosomal protein L33 produces the protein MAKAQDVRPIIKMRSTAGTGYTYVTRKNRRNNPDRLVLKKYDPVVRKHVEFREER, from the coding sequence GTGGCAAAGGCACAGGACGTACGTCCCATTATTAAAATGCGTTCGACCGCGGGAACCGGATACACCTACGTCACCCGTAAGAATCGTCGCAATAACCCCGACCGTCTCGTACTAAAAAAGTACGATCCCGTAGTGCGCAAGCACGTTGAATTCCGAGAGGAGCGCTAA
- the rpmB gene encoding 50S ribosomal protein L28, whose product MAAVCQVTGAVPGFGHNISHSHRRTKRRFDPNIQKKTYYVPSLRRKVTLTLSVKGIKTIDARGIEAVVQDLLARGEKI is encoded by the coding sequence ATGGCAGCAGTCTGCCAGGTGACGGGTGCCGTTCCCGGCTTCGGTCACAACATTTCACACTCGCACCGACGCACCAAGCGTCGTTTCGACCCAAACATTCAGAAGAAGACGTACTACGTTCCGTCGCTCCGTCGCAAAGTAACTCTCACGCTCTCAGTAAAGGGCATCAAGACAATTGATGCTCGCGGAATTGAGGCGGTTGTTCAAGACCTACTCGCACGAGGAGAGAAGATCTAG